The Geothrix sp. genome window below encodes:
- a CDS encoding M20/M25/M40 family metallo-hydrolase: protein MNPSLLTREALGQFASESRAAFEAELKTLVEIPSISADPARQGDVRRCAEAARALFERHGGKAEILETSGNPLIHGWFGEDPSQSTITVYNHMDVQPANEPEWTAEPFTFVVDGDTYRGRGSTDDKGPAVTALFGALAARRAGVPLNIHFLWELEEEIGSPSFEGGLNRHKDRLKTDAIVVSDTVWITRGKPSTPAGLRGLKGFRLTLETADHDLHSGVVGGAARNPLAELIKVVATMMDGETGKVLIPGFYDDVVKPSKQELEEWAHAGFSVETFKKDHMITGMRTEDPIKVMKRVWGRPTMEVHGVVGGYTGPGIKSAVPPRAEVKLSCRLVPDMDEHKTIDLIRAFVTKHFPDVQFHEEHGLAPFKGHVTGPYAEAIKDAYRFAFDAPCSFTREGGSIGAVKTMEDILGCEVFFLGLSLPSHGYHAPNENYDWEQASGGMAAFAHYFETVSGIKR from the coding sequence ATGAATCCTTCCCTTCTCACCCGCGAGGCCCTGGGCCAGTTCGCCAGCGAAAGCCGTGCGGCTTTCGAGGCGGAGCTGAAAACCCTGGTGGAGATCCCCTCCATCAGCGCGGACCCGGCCCGCCAGGGCGATGTGCGGCGCTGCGCCGAGGCCGCCCGCGCCCTCTTCGAGCGGCACGGCGGCAAGGCCGAGATCCTTGAGACCAGCGGCAATCCGCTCATCCACGGCTGGTTCGGCGAGGACCCCAGCCAGTCCACCATCACCGTCTACAATCACATGGATGTCCAGCCCGCCAACGAGCCCGAGTGGACGGCGGAGCCCTTCACCTTCGTGGTGGACGGGGACACCTACCGGGGCCGCGGCAGCACGGACGACAAGGGTCCTGCGGTGACGGCCCTCTTCGGCGCCCTGGCGGCCCGACGGGCGGGCGTGCCCCTCAACATCCACTTCCTGTGGGAACTGGAAGAGGAAATCGGATCCCCCAGTTTCGAGGGCGGCCTGAACCGTCATAAGGACCGCTTGAAGACCGATGCCATCGTGGTGAGCGACACGGTCTGGATCACCCGCGGCAAGCCCAGCACCCCCGCGGGCCTGCGGGGCCTCAAAGGCTTCCGCCTGACCCTGGAGACCGCCGACCACGATCTGCACAGCGGCGTGGTGGGCGGTGCGGCCCGCAACCCCCTGGCCGAGCTCATCAAGGTGGTGGCCACCATGATGGACGGCGAGACGGGCAAGGTGCTGATCCCCGGCTTCTACGACGATGTGGTGAAGCCCTCCAAGCAGGAGCTGGAAGAGTGGGCCCATGCAGGCTTCAGCGTGGAGACCTTCAAGAAGGACCACATGATCACCGGCATGCGCACGGAGGATCCCATCAAGGTCATGAAGCGCGTGTGGGGCCGGCCCACGATGGAAGTCCACGGCGTGGTGGGCGGCTACACGGGCCCCGGCATCAAGAGCGCCGTGCCGCCCCGCGCCGAGGTGAAGCTGAGCTGCCGGCTGGTGCCGGACATGGATGAGCACAAGACCATCGACCTGATCCGCGCCTTCGTGACCAAACACTTCCCCGATGTGCAGTTCCACGAGGAGCACGGCTTGGCCCCCTTCAAGGGCCATGTCACGGGCCCCTACGCCGAGGCCATCAAGGACGCCTACCGCTTCGCCTTCGACGCGCCCTGTTCCTTCACCCGCGAAGGCGGCAGCATCGGCGCCGTGAAGACCATGGAGGACATCCTGGGCTGCGAGGTGTTCTTCCTGGGCCTCAGCCTGCCCAGCCACGGCTACCACGCCCCCAACGAGAACTACGACTGGGAGCAGGCCTCCGGCGGCATGGCGGCCTTCGCCCACTACTTCGAGACGGTGAGCGGAATCAAGCGCTGA
- a CDS encoding SPFH domain-containing protein: protein MLKERPAFAFPGLPILLLDLLVVLGALALTIQGGLQNDSGRFFYTVPVLVLGLFVLTGLFVVNPNDAAALQLFGAYRGTVRSAGMAWANPFLTKRKISTKVRSFESQRLKVNDLDGNPVEIAAIVVWRVVDTAEALFEVEDCEKYVTVQSEAALRALASHFPYDAHEEGQRSLRGSMDEVAAKLKQELQRVLSQAGVEVQDARISHLAYAPEIAQAMLQRQQASAIIAARQKIVEGAVGMVEMALELLEQKGTVRLDEERKAAMVSNLLVVLCSERAANPVVNAGTLYH, encoded by the coding sequence ATGCTCAAGGAACGCCCGGCGTTTGCCTTTCCCGGCCTGCCCATCCTGCTGCTGGATCTGCTGGTGGTCCTGGGGGCCTTGGCCCTGACGATCCAGGGCGGTCTGCAGAACGACTCCGGTCGCTTTTTCTACACCGTGCCCGTACTGGTGCTCGGCCTCTTCGTACTGACGGGCTTGTTCGTGGTGAACCCCAACGATGCAGCCGCCCTGCAGCTGTTCGGGGCCTACCGCGGCACCGTGCGCTCGGCGGGCATGGCCTGGGCCAACCCGTTCCTCACCAAACGGAAGATCAGCACCAAGGTGCGCAGCTTCGAGAGCCAGCGTCTGAAGGTGAACGACTTGGACGGCAACCCCGTGGAGATCGCCGCCATCGTCGTCTGGCGGGTGGTGGACACGGCGGAGGCCCTGTTCGAGGTGGAGGACTGCGAGAAGTATGTGACGGTCCAGAGCGAGGCGGCGTTGCGGGCCCTGGCCTCCCACTTCCCCTACGATGCCCACGAGGAGGGGCAGCGCTCCCTGCGCGGCAGCATGGACGAGGTGGCTGCCAAGCTGAAGCAGGAACTCCAGCGCGTCCTTTCGCAGGCCGGCGTCGAGGTGCAGGACGCCCGCATCAGCCACCTGGCCTACGCGCCGGAGATCGCCCAGGCCATGCTGCAGCGCCAGCAGGCCTCGGCCATCATCGCCGCCCGCCAGAAGATCGTGGAGGGGGCTGTGGGCATGGTCGAGATGGCCCTGGAACTGCTCGAGCAGAAGGGCACCGTGCGCCTCGACGAGGAGCGCAAGGCCGCCATGGTGTCCAACCTGCTGGTGGTGCTCTGCAGCGAGCGCGCGGCCAATCCCGTGGTGAATGCGGGCACTCTGTACCATTGA
- a CDS encoding Arc family DNA-binding protein: MAERKPFLLRMDPELLAKLQSWASEDLRSLNGHIEFLLRQALQREGRLGPEKPPRKAPE; encoded by the coding sequence GTGGCTGAACGCAAACCCTTCCTCCTCCGGATGGATCCGGAGCTGCTGGCCAAGCTGCAGAGCTGGGCCAGCGAGGATCTGCGCAGCCTCAACGGGCACATCGAATTCCTGCTGCGGCAGGCCCTCCAGCGGGAGGGGCGCCTCGGCCCCGAGAAGCCTCCCCGAAAGGCCCCCGAATGA
- a CDS encoding SDR family oxidoreductase: MDLGIRGKVAMVAAGSKGLGRAAALALGAEGCAVSICGRSAEALQAAKTELEALGVPALAVVADVAKAEDLARWHQATASVLGAVDILVTNTGGPKAATFEGLTDADWADGVESTLLNAVRMTRLVLPGMKARKWGRIIHITSLVAKQPYPLLTISSTLRAGLSGLTRTLAMETAADGITVNALLPGHIMTDRQHHLAEVKSKAEGITVSEHFARQAAAIPAKRIGEPAEIGAVIAFLCSGPASYVTGQSLLVDGGLVQGTF; the protein is encoded by the coding sequence ATGGATCTGGGCATTCGCGGCAAGGTGGCCATGGTGGCGGCGGGCAGCAAGGGATTGGGCCGGGCCGCAGCCCTGGCCCTGGGGGCCGAGGGCTGCGCCGTGTCGATCTGCGGACGCAGTGCCGAGGCGCTGCAGGCGGCGAAGACCGAGCTGGAGGCGCTGGGGGTGCCTGCCCTGGCGGTGGTGGCGGATGTCGCCAAGGCGGAGGACCTGGCCCGGTGGCATCAGGCCACGGCTTCGGTCCTGGGCGCCGTGGACATCCTGGTCACCAACACGGGCGGTCCCAAGGCGGCCACCTTCGAGGGGCTTACCGATGCAGACTGGGCCGATGGGGTGGAATCCACCCTCCTGAACGCGGTGCGCATGACCCGCCTGGTGCTGCCCGGGATGAAGGCCCGGAAGTGGGGGCGCATCATCCACATCACCAGCCTGGTGGCCAAGCAGCCCTATCCCCTGCTCACCATCAGCTCCACCCTGCGGGCTGGGCTGTCCGGCCTGACGCGCACCCTCGCCATGGAAACCGCCGCCGACGGCATCACCGTCAACGCCCTGCTCCCGGGCCACATCATGACGGATCGGCAGCATCATCTGGCCGAGGTGAAATCCAAGGCCGAGGGCATCACCGTGTCCGAGCACTTCGCCCGCCAGGCGGCCGCCATCCCCGCGAAGCGCATCGGGGAACCCGCCGAGATCGGAGCCGTCATCGCCTTCCTGTGCAGCGGCCCCGCGAGCTATGTCACGGGTCAGAGCCTGCTGGTGGACGGCGGGCTGGTGCAAGGGACCTTCTGA
- a CDS encoding multicopper oxidase: protein MNRPRPQSILRTALLAAGLAAGPSTVPLGAEPPMLGVSPALTKYVDPLPVPPAATPRFVRGFSERADFYEIAMTQHQHQFHSELGPATVWTYGMKGQPGIYLGPTIVAHRDRPVIVKWINQLPNDPDTFPLKDSIDPTIMGADLPTGRAIPHLHGGKTAARFDGTPGQWWTATGQKGPDFVTDTFTYTNEQPAALLWYHDHSMGATRFNPYLGLAAAYLIFDKIDTGTTINGQKVPSGNYHLPIVLQDKVFNPDGTLFYPTQGNNAVHPIWVPEFFGDTPVINGKAYPRLDAEPRRYRLRLLNGSQARFYDLTFDHDGTALPFHVIGSEQGLLPAAVQKTNLLIAPGERFDVIVDFTGLPLGTKITVKNSALAPYPDGGMSDIPELMQIAVNTPLAGADLSVPGAALKLPAVPRLIPTPHLAHREVVGQETADPATDTPIGVKFNGYGSMDPTTDFIKAGSTETWEWINLTGDAHPMHIHLVSFQVLDRQPFDVDGYEAAWNAYLASGRLPALKPVLSTFLTLGPPVPPAPEEMGGKDTVKAYPGFVTRVRAKFELPWTSALDMDFRTRSFGTYVYHCHILEHEENDMMRPFEITF from the coding sequence GTGAATAGGCCTCGACCCCAATCCATCCTCCGGACCGCCCTGCTTGCGGCAGGCCTTGCCGCGGGACCCTCGACGGTCCCCCTGGGGGCGGAGCCCCCCATGCTGGGCGTCAGTCCCGCCCTGACCAAGTATGTGGATCCGCTGCCGGTTCCCCCCGCCGCGACACCCCGATTCGTGCGCGGGTTCTCGGAACGGGCGGACTTCTACGAGATCGCCATGACCCAGCACCAGCACCAGTTCCACTCGGAACTCGGGCCGGCGACGGTGTGGACCTATGGCATGAAGGGCCAGCCCGGCATCTACCTGGGACCCACGATCGTGGCCCACCGGGACCGTCCGGTGATCGTGAAGTGGATCAACCAGCTTCCCAACGACCCGGACACCTTCCCGCTCAAAGACTCCATCGACCCGACGATCATGGGCGCGGACCTGCCGACCGGCCGCGCCATCCCCCATCTCCACGGCGGCAAGACCGCGGCCCGCTTCGACGGCACCCCCGGCCAGTGGTGGACCGCCACGGGACAAAAGGGACCGGATTTCGTCACGGACACCTTCACCTACACGAACGAGCAGCCCGCGGCCCTTCTCTGGTACCACGACCATTCCATGGGCGCCACCCGGTTCAACCCCTACCTGGGGCTTGCGGCGGCGTACCTGATCTTCGACAAGATCGATACGGGGACGACCATCAACGGCCAGAAGGTGCCCTCCGGCAACTACCACCTCCCGATCGTCCTCCAGGACAAGGTCTTCAACCCGGACGGCACGCTGTTCTACCCCACCCAGGGCAACAACGCCGTCCACCCGATCTGGGTGCCCGAATTCTTCGGTGATACCCCCGTGATCAACGGCAAGGCCTATCCGCGCCTGGATGCCGAGCCGCGGCGCTACCGGCTCCGGCTCCTGAACGGCTCCCAGGCCCGGTTCTACGACCTGACCTTCGACCATGACGGAACCGCGCTGCCCTTCCATGTGATCGGCTCCGAGCAGGGTCTGCTGCCCGCGGCGGTCCAGAAGACGAACCTGCTGATCGCGCCCGGGGAGCGCTTCGATGTCATCGTGGACTTCACAGGTCTTCCGCTGGGCACCAAGATCACGGTGAAGAACTCGGCCCTGGCGCCCTATCCCGACGGCGGGATGTCCGACATCCCGGAGCTGATGCAGATCGCGGTCAACACCCCGCTGGCGGGCGCCGATCTCAGCGTGCCCGGGGCCGCCCTGAAGCTGCCGGCGGTGCCCCGCCTGATCCCCACCCCCCACCTGGCGCACCGGGAAGTGGTGGGCCAGGAGACCGCCGACCCTGCCACGGACACGCCGATCGGGGTGAAGTTCAACGGCTACGGCTCCATGGATCCGACCACCGATTTCATCAAGGCCGGATCGACGGAGACCTGGGAGTGGATCAACCTCACCGGGGACGCGCACCCCATGCACATCCACCTGGTGTCCTTCCAGGTCCTGGACCGGCAGCCCTTCGATGTGGATGGCTACGAAGCCGCCTGGAACGCCTATCTGGCGTCGGGGCGCCTGCCCGCCCTGAAGCCGGTCCTCAGCACCTTCCTCACCCTGGGCCCGCCCGTCCCTCCGGCCCCCGAGGAGATGGGCGGCAAGGACACCGTGAAGGCCTACCCGGGTTTCGTCACGAGGGTCCGGGCCAAGTTCGAGCTCCCCTGGACTTCGGCGCTGGACATGGATTTCAGGACCCGGTCCTTCGGCACCTATGTGTACCACTGCCACATCCTCGAGCACGAGGAGAACGACATGATGCGGCCGTTCGAGATCACCTTCTGA
- the argG gene encoding argininosuccinate synthase: MSKLAVLAFSGGLDTSFCVLYLKEQGYEVATVTVNTGGFSPEELARIEAASPRLGAVSHTTVDARAGLFEGYLRYLVYGNVLRGQMYPLSVSAERVCQARAVAELAKEMGAAAITHGSTGAGNDQVRFDVAFRALAPELEILTPIRDLGLSRAEEMAYCAERGVVFPEKTKDYSINEGMWGTSVGGRETLDAWTTLPEAAFPGGVIGSLVPKTLTISFDGGVPVALDGNAMDPVTLIAQLNAMGRPYGIGRGVHLGDTILGIKGRVGFEAPAAHLLIGAHRELEKLVLSGKQLFWKESLGNLYGSLLHEGHFFDPLARDLEAFLESSQDRVRGEVRLTLHPRTFVVEGVQSPYSLMDPRIATYGEANKLWTGAEAAGFAKVFGVQQTLTLKAKSN; the protein is encoded by the coding sequence ATGAGCAAGCTCGCCGTTCTCGCCTTCTCCGGCGGCCTCGACACCTCCTTCTGCGTCCTCTACCTCAAGGAGCAGGGCTACGAGGTGGCCACGGTCACCGTCAACACCGGCGGCTTCTCGCCCGAGGAGCTGGCCCGCATCGAGGCCGCCTCGCCCCGCTTGGGCGCCGTGAGCCACACCACGGTGGACGCCCGCGCCGGTCTCTTCGAGGGCTACCTGCGCTACCTGGTCTACGGCAATGTGCTGCGCGGCCAGATGTACCCGCTGTCCGTCTCGGCCGAGCGGGTCTGCCAGGCCCGGGCCGTGGCGGAACTGGCCAAGGAGATGGGGGCGGCCGCCATCACCCATGGCTCCACGGGCGCGGGCAACGACCAGGTGCGGTTCGATGTGGCCTTCCGGGCTCTGGCACCGGAGCTCGAGATCCTGACCCCCATCCGTGATCTGGGGCTGTCCCGCGCCGAGGAGATGGCCTATTGCGCCGAGCGTGGCGTGGTGTTCCCGGAAAAGACCAAGGACTACTCCATCAATGAGGGCATGTGGGGCACCAGCGTGGGCGGCCGCGAGACCCTGGATGCCTGGACCACCCTGCCCGAAGCGGCCTTCCCGGGCGGTGTCATCGGATCCCTCGTTCCGAAGACATTGACCATCAGCTTTGATGGCGGCGTGCCCGTGGCCCTGGACGGCAACGCCATGGACCCCGTCACCCTCATCGCCCAGCTCAACGCCATGGGCCGGCCCTACGGCATCGGGCGCGGCGTGCATCTCGGCGACACCATCCTCGGCATCAAGGGCCGGGTGGGCTTTGAGGCCCCGGCCGCGCACCTGCTCATCGGCGCGCACCGGGAGCTGGAGAAGCTGGTCCTCAGCGGCAAGCAGCTCTTCTGGAAGGAAAGCCTGGGTAACCTCTACGGCAGCCTGCTCCATGAAGGGCACTTCTTCGATCCCCTGGCCCGCGACCTGGAGGCCTTCCTGGAATCCAGCCAGGACCGCGTCCGCGGCGAGGTGCGCCTCACCCTGCACCCCCGGACCTTCGTGGTGGAGGGCGTGCAGTCGCCCTACTCGCTGATGGATCCCCGCATCGCCACCTACGGCGAAGCCAACAAGCTCTGGACCGGCGCCGAGGCCGCGGGCTTCGCCAAGGTCTTCGGCGTCCAGCAGACCCTCACCCTCAAAGCCAAGTCCAACTGA
- the argC gene encoding N-acetyl-gamma-glutamyl-phosphate reductase, translating to MTPVDVLILGASGYGGGELLRWLSLHPAVMTIRGTARSHAGKPFHAQHPNLRGLVEGTFEAAPDWAALAESPHPVLFSALPHGELRKQWSEFEAAWEAHGLADRLTVIDLSADFRLDPAWIYGLVDWKPERMTGATRIANPGCFATALQLALLPLAQWKPAFIAVTAATGSSGSGAAPSDTAHHPTRANDFRAYKMLGHQHEAEVLRTLAAEGWEAPLSFVPQSAPMVRGIFATAQFPLPAGMDEAALKAHYETFYRDRFFVRTVEGSPRVAATTGSAFADLGVAARHGHGAVMVALDNLGKGMAAQAVQNLNLALGLPEWTGLKAAGGWPV from the coding sequence ATGACCCCAGTTGATGTCCTCATTCTCGGCGCATCGGGCTACGGCGGGGGGGAGCTGCTGCGTTGGCTCTCCCTCCACCCGGCCGTGATGACGATCCGGGGCACGGCCCGCAGCCATGCGGGCAAACCCTTCCATGCCCAGCACCCGAACCTGCGGGGGCTCGTCGAAGGCACCTTCGAGGCCGCGCCGGACTGGGCGGCCTTGGCCGAGAGCCCGCATCCGGTGCTCTTTTCCGCCCTGCCCCACGGCGAACTGCGCAAGCAATGGTCCGAATTCGAAGCGGCGTGGGAAGCTCACGGACTGGCGGACCGGCTCACGGTCATCGACCTCTCGGCGGATTTCCGCCTGGATCCCGCCTGGATCTATGGGCTGGTGGACTGGAAGCCGGAGCGCATGACGGGTGCCACCCGCATCGCCAACCCCGGCTGCTTCGCCACGGCCCTCCAGCTGGCCCTGCTGCCGCTGGCGCAGTGGAAGCCCGCCTTCATCGCCGTCACCGCGGCCACCGGATCAAGCGGGTCTGGCGCGGCGCCTTCGGACACCGCCCACCACCCCACCCGCGCCAACGACTTCCGCGCCTACAAGATGCTCGGCCACCAGCACGAGGCCGAGGTCCTGCGCACCCTCGCGGCGGAAGGCTGGGAGGCTCCTCTCAGCTTCGTCCCCCAGAGCGCGCCCATGGTGCGCGGCATCTTCGCCACGGCTCAGTTCCCCCTGCCTGCAGGCATGGATGAAGCTGCCCTCAAAGCCCATTACGAAACCTTCTACCGGGACCGTTTCTTCGTGCGCACCGTGGAGGGCTCTCCCCGCGTGGCCGCCACCACCGGCAGTGCCTTCGCCGACCTTGGCGTCGCCGCCCGCCATGGCCACGGCGCCGTGATGGTCGCCCTGGACAACCTCGGCAAGGGCATGGCCGCCCAGGCCGTGCAGAACCTGAACCTGGCCCTGGGCCTGCCGGAATGGACCGGGCTGAAGGCCGCGGGAGGCTGGCCGGTCTAG
- the argH gene encoding argininosuccinate lyase — translation MRPEATTLWAKDLPLDAAIHRFTVGEDPDTDLSLLAWDALGSAAHAKMLAAQGLIPEADAVSLVRGLRRIANLARQGAFPIPPHMEDGHTAIEADLTRNLGLAGARIHLGRSRNDQVILALRLYLRNALVTLGLRVADLAEGFLAFARAHQDTPLPGYTHLRRAMPSTFGLWGAAFAEGLLEELEALQGVYGRLDRCPLGSAAGFGVPLPIDRELTARLLGFSKVQRSPIDVQNSRGRHETAVLQWAASVGGVLEKFLWDVSLFSTEEFGFLKLPDAFTTGSSIMPQKKNPDVVELARGRCRELRGTAGLIDQIAAGLPSSYHRDLQLLKKPLVHGLRSADDLFAVLKPLLPALQVQAEAAAAASSDDLYAAHQAYVFVQEGLPFREAYRKVAQQLQDGTFAPDRAALTATHLGGAGNLALDDLAADLATARGWIEAKRQAHAQAEAALWAN, via the coding sequence ATGAGGCCTGAAGCCACCACCCTCTGGGCCAAGGACCTGCCCCTGGACGCGGCCATCCACCGCTTCACCGTCGGTGAAGATCCCGACACGGACCTGTCCCTCCTGGCCTGGGATGCCCTGGGCAGCGCCGCGCACGCGAAGATGCTGGCGGCCCAGGGACTCATCCCCGAGGCCGATGCCGTCTCCCTGGTGCGGGGCCTGCGGCGCATCGCCAACCTGGCCCGCCAGGGGGCCTTCCCCATCCCGCCCCACATGGAGGACGGCCACACGGCCATCGAGGCCGACCTCACGCGCAACCTGGGACTCGCGGGCGCCCGCATCCACCTGGGCCGGTCCCGGAACGACCAGGTGATCCTGGCCCTGCGCCTCTACTTGCGGAACGCTCTGGTGACCCTCGGCCTCCGCGTGGCCGATCTGGCCGAGGGCTTCCTCGCCTTCGCCCGCGCCCACCAGGACACGCCCCTGCCGGGCTACACCCACCTGCGGCGGGCCATGCCCAGCACCTTCGGTCTCTGGGGCGCGGCCTTCGCCGAGGGTCTCCTGGAGGAACTCGAGGCCCTGCAGGGCGTCTACGGCCGCCTGGACCGCTGCCCGCTGGGATCGGCCGCCGGGTTCGGCGTGCCCCTGCCCATCGACCGCGAACTCACCGCCCGCCTGCTGGGCTTCTCGAAGGTCCAGCGCAGCCCCATCGATGTCCAGAACAGCCGGGGCCGCCATGAGACCGCCGTGCTCCAATGGGCGGCCTCCGTCGGCGGTGTGCTCGAGAAGTTCCTGTGGGATGTCTCGCTCTTCAGCACCGAGGAGTTCGGCTTCCTCAAGCTGCCGGACGCCTTCACCACCGGGTCCAGCATCATGCCCCAGAAGAAGAACCCCGATGTGGTGGAGCTGGCCCGGGGCCGCTGTCGGGAGCTGCGCGGCACCGCCGGCCTCATCGACCAGATCGCCGCGGGGCTGCCCTCCAGCTACCACCGCGACCTGCAGCTGCTGAAGAAGCCCCTCGTCCACGGGCTGCGCAGCGCCGACGACCTCTTCGCCGTGCTCAAGCCCCTCCTGCCCGCCCTCCAGGTGCAGGCCGAGGCCGCCGCAGCAGCCTCCAGCGATGACCTCTACGCCGCCCACCAGGCCTATGTCTTCGTGCAGGAGGGCCTGCCCTTCCGGGAGGCCTATCGCAAGGTGGCCCAGCAGCTCCAGGACGGCACCTTCGCACCCGACCGCGCCGCCCTCACCGCCACCCATCTCGGCGGCGCCGGCAACCTGGCCCTGGATGACCTGGCCGCCGACCTCGCCACCGCCCGCGGCTGGATCGAGGCCAAGCGGCAGGCCCACGCCCAGGCCGAGGCTGCGCTATGGGCGAACTGA